One window from the genome of Hoplias malabaricus isolate fHopMal1 chromosome X2, fHopMal1.hap1, whole genome shotgun sequence encodes:
- the LOC136676271 gene encoding general transcription factor IIH subunit 2-like isoform X1, whose protein sequence is MDEEPERAKRWEGGYERTWQVLKEDESGSLKATVEDILFQAKRKRVFESHGQVRLGMMRHLYVVIDSSRTMEDQDLKPNRLTSTLKLMEYFVDEYFDQNPISQIGIITTKNKRAEKLTDLAGNPKKHIAALKKAVNSPCVGEPSLYNALNIAMQTLKHMPGHTSREILVIFSSLTTCDPANIYDLIKTLNALKIRVSVIGLSAEVRVCTILTRETGGNYNVILDESHFKELLMFHVKPPPASSSSECSLIRMGFPQHIIASLSDQDAKPSFSMSHLESSEEGPGLTLGGYYCPQCRAKYTELPVECKVCGLTLVSAPHLARSFHHLFPLDAFKECPLEEHVGDRFCQACQGELKDKSVFTCLACKSVFCTECDIFIHDTLHCCPSCIHRQGTS, encoded by the exons ATGGACGAGGAACCAGAGAGAGCGAAGAGATGGGAAGGAGGCTACGAGAGAACATGGCAA GTCCTGAAGGAGGACGAGTCTGGTTCACTCAAAGCCACCGTCGAGGACATTCTCTTCCAGGCCAAAAGGAAGAG AGTGTTTGAAAGTCATGGCCAGGTCCGACTAGGGATG atGCGTCACCTGTATGTGGTCATTGACTCATCTCGGACGATGGAGGACCAGGATCTGAAGCCTAATAGActcacttccaccttaaag CTTATGGAGTATTTTGTGGACGAGTACTTTGACCAGAATCCTATAAGTCAG ATAGGTATCATTACCACCAAGAACAAAAGGGCTGAGAAACTGACAGATTTGGcag GCAACCCTAAGAAGCACATAGCAGCCTTAAAAAAAGCTGTTAACTCCCCATGTGTGGGAGAACCATCACTGTACAATGCTCTCAACATCGCCATGCAGACGCTCAA ACACATGCCAGGACACACTAGCAGAGAGATTCTGGTCATCTTCAGCAGTCTAACCACCTGTGACCCAGCCAACATCTACGACCTCATCAAA ACACTGAATGCACTCAAGATCAGAGTGTCAGTTATTGGTCTGTCTGCAGAGGTGCGGGTGTGTACCATTCTCACTAGAGAAACAGGAG GAAATTACAATGTGATTCTGGACGAGAGCCATTTTAAGGAGCTGTTAATGTTTCATGTAAAACCACCTCCTGCCAGCTCCTCCTCTGAGTGCTCCCTGATTCGCATGG GTTTCCCTCAACACATCATCGCCTCTTTGTCTGATCAAGATGCCAAACCTTCCTTCAGTATGTC GCACTTGGAGAGTTCAGAGGAAGGTCCTGGACTCACACTAGGAGGTTACTACTGTCCCCAGTGCAGAGCCAAGTACACTGAGCTGCCTGTGGAATGTAAAGTGTGTG GTTTAACTCTAGTTTCTGCTCCTCATTTGGCCCGCTCTTTCCACCATCTCTTCCCCCTCGATGCCTTTAAAGAGTGCCCTCTAGAAGAACACGTAGGAGACAG ATTCTGCCAGGCCTGTCAAGGCGAGTTAAAAGACAAAAGT GTTTTCACATGTCTTGCTTGTAAGAGTGTGTTCTGTACGGAGTGTGATATCTTTATCCACGACACACTGCACTGCTGTCCATCCTGCATCCACAGACAAGGAACTTCCTGA
- the LOC136676271 gene encoding general transcription factor IIH subunit 2-like isoform X2, which produces MRHLYVVIDSSRTMEDQDLKPNRLTSTLKLMEYFVDEYFDQNPISQIGIITTKNKRAEKLTDLAGNPKKHIAALKKAVNSPCVGEPSLYNALNIAMQTLKHMPGHTSREILVIFSSLTTCDPANIYDLIKTLNALKIRVSVIGLSAEVRVCTILTRETGGNYNVILDESHFKELLMFHVKPPPASSSSECSLIRMGFPQHIIASLSDQDAKPSFSMSHLESSEEGPGLTLGGYYCPQCRAKYTELPVECKVCGLTLVSAPHLARSFHHLFPLDAFKECPLEEHVGDRFCQACQGELKDKSVFTCLACKSVFCTECDIFIHDTLHCCPSCIHRQGTS; this is translated from the exons atGCGTCACCTGTATGTGGTCATTGACTCATCTCGGACGATGGAGGACCAGGATCTGAAGCCTAATAGActcacttccaccttaaag CTTATGGAGTATTTTGTGGACGAGTACTTTGACCAGAATCCTATAAGTCAG ATAGGTATCATTACCACCAAGAACAAAAGGGCTGAGAAACTGACAGATTTGGcag GCAACCCTAAGAAGCACATAGCAGCCTTAAAAAAAGCTGTTAACTCCCCATGTGTGGGAGAACCATCACTGTACAATGCTCTCAACATCGCCATGCAGACGCTCAA ACACATGCCAGGACACACTAGCAGAGAGATTCTGGTCATCTTCAGCAGTCTAACCACCTGTGACCCAGCCAACATCTACGACCTCATCAAA ACACTGAATGCACTCAAGATCAGAGTGTCAGTTATTGGTCTGTCTGCAGAGGTGCGGGTGTGTACCATTCTCACTAGAGAAACAGGAG GAAATTACAATGTGATTCTGGACGAGAGCCATTTTAAGGAGCTGTTAATGTTTCATGTAAAACCACCTCCTGCCAGCTCCTCCTCTGAGTGCTCCCTGATTCGCATGG GTTTCCCTCAACACATCATCGCCTCTTTGTCTGATCAAGATGCCAAACCTTCCTTCAGTATGTC GCACTTGGAGAGTTCAGAGGAAGGTCCTGGACTCACACTAGGAGGTTACTACTGTCCCCAGTGCAGAGCCAAGTACACTGAGCTGCCTGTGGAATGTAAAGTGTGTG GTTTAACTCTAGTTTCTGCTCCTCATTTGGCCCGCTCTTTCCACCATCTCTTCCCCCTCGATGCCTTTAAAGAGTGCCCTCTAGAAGAACACGTAGGAGACAG ATTCTGCCAGGCCTGTCAAGGCGAGTTAAAAGACAAAAGT GTTTTCACATGTCTTGCTTGTAAGAGTGTGTTCTGTACGGAGTGTGATATCTTTATCCACGACACACTGCACTGCTGTCCATCCTGCATCCACAGACAAGGAACTTCCTGA
- the LOC136676270 gene encoding endoplasmic reticulum aminopeptidase 1-like isoform X1: MMQNPSVGLFSLSLSPRSLPVHKQAAQFLTYLAMTFLAFLLSLCIMPILAGVTHVNKDKEPSSFPTATNGKPFPWNKMRLPVSVSPIHYDLLIHPNLSSLDFSGSVKIQVEVHEETNTIVLHSKDLNISKAILLGPAGAQSQSLRVLEYPAYQQIALISNDMVLKKGGVYVIELEFVAKLSESFHGFYKSTYRTSKGEERVLASTQFEPTSARAAFPCFDEPAFKANFSIRIRRESQHISISNMPKVRILALPDGLFEDQFDMTVKMSTYLVAFIVCDFLSISKSTQHGVQISVYTVPEKIDQAEFALDAAVRLLDFYDDYFEIPYPLPKQDLAAIPDFQSGAMENWGLTTYRETALLFDPNKSSASNKLVITMIIAHELAHQWFGNLVTMQWWNDLWLNEGFAKFMEFVSVNITNPELQVEDHFLEKCFEAMEVDCLSSSHPVSSPVENPAQIQEMFDDVSYDKGACILHMLREFLTPDDFKSGIVRYLNKYSYQNTVNTHLWESLTTKQHFETKVDVKTMMETWTLQEGFPLVTVEVKGREVRLSQERYLKGEDTSQTSEFLWHIPLTYVTSNSATVQRFLLKTKTDVLYLPEEVDWVKFNVDMSGYYIVHYEGSGWDDLILLLKYNHTALSSNDRASLINNAFQLVSVGKLPLDKALDLSLYLSHETEIMPVTQGLSELVPLYKLMEKRDMEKLENQMKGYIVHLFHDLIDQQVWSDDGSMSERMLRSHLLLFACVRGHPSCVQTATQLFNKWKESDGNLSLPNDVSLAVFAVGARTKEGWDFLFEKYKESIYTSLKSRIKSALTISPLDHKLKWMMEQSLEGSVMKTQDLPYVVTSVSRNPKGHKHAWNFLRSNWHSLVKKFDLGSHSIAHMVVGVTSQYSTREKLEEIQGFFASLTAETGAELRCIQQALENVEENIRWMNKNLPLLQAWLDKNHPEPAQRDDLYKHSEL, encoded by the exons ATGATGCAAAATCCCAGCGTtggtttattttcactttcactctctcccaGGTCTCTTCCTGTTCACAAACAAGCTGCA CAGTTCCTGACCTATTTGGCCATGACATTCTTGGCTTTCCTGTTGTCTTTATGCATCATGCCTATTTTGGCTGGTGTTACCCATGTCAACAAGGATAAAGAACCTTCTTCATTTCCAACAGCAACCAATGGAAAACCATTCCCATGGAACAAAATGAGACTTCCAGTGTCTGTTTCCCCCATCCACTACGACCTCCTCATCCACCCCAATTTGTCCAGCTTGGATTTCTCTGGAAGTGTGAAGATCCAGGTTGAGGTCCATGAAGAAACTAACACTATTGTACTTCACAGTAAGGATCTAAACATTTCCAAGGCTATATTGCTGGGGCCTGCTGGAGCTCAGTCCCAGTCTTTGAGAGTCCTGGAGTATCCAGCCTACCAGCAGATCGCTCTTATTAGTAATGACATGGTCCTGAAGAAAGGTGGTGTTTATGTCATTGAATTGGAGTTTGTGGCCAAGCTCTCAGAGAGTTTCCATGGTTTTTACAAAAGCACATATCGGACCAGCAAAGGGGAAGAGAG gGTTTTGGCCTCCACTCAGTTTGAGCCCACAAGTGCCAGAGCAGCTTTCCCATGTTTCGATGAGCCAGCGTTCAAAGCCAACTTCTCTATACGTATCCGCAGAGAGAGCCAACACATCTCCATCTCCAACATGCCTAAG gTGAGGATCCTGGCACTTCCTGATGGCCTGTTTGAAGACCAGTTTGACATGACTGTGAAGATGAGCACATATCTCGTGGCCTTTATTGTCTGTGACTTCCTGTCTATCAGCAAGAGCACTCAGCATGGTGTTCAG ATCTCTGTATACACAGTACCAGAGAAGATAGACCAGGCTGAGTTTGCGCTGGATGCTGCGGTGAGGCTGCTGGACTTCTATGATGATTACTTTGAAATTCCTTACCCTCTCCCTAAACAAG ATCTGGCAGCCATTCCTGATTTCCAGTCTGGTGCTATGGAGAACTGGGGACTGACCACTTACAGAGAGACCGCTCTGCTCTTTGACCCCAACAAGTCCTCTGCCTCTAATAAACTGGTCATCACCATGATCATTGCACATGAGCTTGCCCACCAG TGGTTTGGAAATTTGGTGACGATGCAGTGGTGGAATGATCTGTGGCTCAATGAAGGATTTGCAAAGTTTATGGAGTTTGTGTCTGTAAACATCACTAACCCTGAGCTGCAAGTG GAGGATCATTTCCTGGAGAAATGTTTTGAAGCGATGGAGGTGGATTGTCTAAGCTCCTCTCACCCTGTGTCCAGCCCTGTGGAGAACCCAGCTCAGATCCAGGAAATGTTTGATGATGTGTCTTATGACAAA gGGGCTTGTATCCTGCACATGCTGCGGGAGTTCCTGACTCCGGATGATTTTAAATCTGGCATTGTTCGATACCTTAACAAATACAGCTACCAGAACACAGTCAATACACACCTCTGGGAAAGTCTGACCACT AAACAGCATTTTGAGACCAAGGTAGATGTAAAGACAATGATGGAGACATGGACCCTGCAGGAAGGCTTCCCCCTTGTCACAGTGGAAGTCAAAGGACGTGAAGTGCGTCTGAGTCAGGAGCGCTACCTTAAGGGCGAGGACACCTCCCAGACATCTGA attTCTCTGGCACATCCCTCTGACCTACGTCACCAGTAACTCTGCCACAGTGCAACGCTTTCTTCTGAAGACTAAGACAG ATGTGCTGTACCTGCCAGAGGAGGTGGACTGGGTGAAGTTCAATGTGGATATGAGTGGATACTACATCGTCCACTATGAGGGGTCAGGCTGGGATGACCTGATTCTTCTCCTCAAATACAACCACACAGCCCTGAGCAGCAACGATCGAGCCAGCCTTATCAACAATGCCTTCCAACTGGTCAG tGTGGGGAAGCTTCCGCTGGACAAGGCTCTAGACTTGTCTCTGTACCTAAGTCATGAAACAGAGATCATGCCGGTGACTCAGGGCCTTAGTGAACTCGTACCACTCTACAAACTCATGGAAAAGAGAGATATGGAGAAGCTGGAGAACCAGATGAAG GGGTATATCGTGCACCTGTTCCATGACCTGATAGACCAGCAGGTTTGGAGTGACGATGGCTCAATGTCTGAGAGGATGCTACGGAGTCACCTGCTCTTGTTCGCCTGTGTGAGGGGTCACCCATCCTGTGTCCAAACCGCAACTCAGCTCTTCAACAAGTGGAAGGAGTCTGATGGCAACTTGAG TCTCCCTAATGATGTAAGCCTAGCGGTGTTTGCAGTTGGTGCCCGCACTAAGGAAGGCTGGGACTTCTTATTTGAGAAATACAAAGAATCAATTTACACATCTCTAAAGAGCAGGATCAAATCTGCCCTGACCATCTCTCCCCTTGATCATAAACTCAAATG GATGATGGAGCAGAGTTTGGAGGGTTCTGTGATGAAGACCCAGGACCTGCCATACGTTGTTACATCTGTTAGCAGGAATCCTAAAGGCCATAAACATGCCTGGAACTTTTTGAGGTCCAACTGGCACTCACTGGTGAAGAA GTTTGACCTTGGTTCTCACTCTATTGCACACATGGTAGTAGGAGTGACCAGTCAATATTCCACCAGGGAGAAGCTGGAAGAg ATTCAAGGGTTCTTTGCTTCCCTTACTGCtgagactggtgcagagctgcggTGTATCCAGCAGGCTCTGGAGAATGTGGAGGAGAACATCCGCTGGATGAACAAGAACCTCCCACTGCTCCAGGCCTGGCTGGACAAGAACCATCCAGAACCGGCCCAAAGGGACGACCTGTACAAGCACTCAGAGCTGTGA
- the LOC136676270 gene encoding endoplasmic reticulum aminopeptidase 1-like isoform X2, with protein MMQNPSVGLFSLSLSPRSLPVHKQAAFLTYLAMTFLAFLLSLCIMPILAGVTHVNKDKEPSSFPTATNGKPFPWNKMRLPVSVSPIHYDLLIHPNLSSLDFSGSVKIQVEVHEETNTIVLHSKDLNISKAILLGPAGAQSQSLRVLEYPAYQQIALISNDMVLKKGGVYVIELEFVAKLSESFHGFYKSTYRTSKGEERVLASTQFEPTSARAAFPCFDEPAFKANFSIRIRRESQHISISNMPKVRILALPDGLFEDQFDMTVKMSTYLVAFIVCDFLSISKSTQHGVQISVYTVPEKIDQAEFALDAAVRLLDFYDDYFEIPYPLPKQDLAAIPDFQSGAMENWGLTTYRETALLFDPNKSSASNKLVITMIIAHELAHQWFGNLVTMQWWNDLWLNEGFAKFMEFVSVNITNPELQVEDHFLEKCFEAMEVDCLSSSHPVSSPVENPAQIQEMFDDVSYDKGACILHMLREFLTPDDFKSGIVRYLNKYSYQNTVNTHLWESLTTKQHFETKVDVKTMMETWTLQEGFPLVTVEVKGREVRLSQERYLKGEDTSQTSEFLWHIPLTYVTSNSATVQRFLLKTKTDVLYLPEEVDWVKFNVDMSGYYIVHYEGSGWDDLILLLKYNHTALSSNDRASLINNAFQLVSVGKLPLDKALDLSLYLSHETEIMPVTQGLSELVPLYKLMEKRDMEKLENQMKGYIVHLFHDLIDQQVWSDDGSMSERMLRSHLLLFACVRGHPSCVQTATQLFNKWKESDGNLSLPNDVSLAVFAVGARTKEGWDFLFEKYKESIYTSLKSRIKSALTISPLDHKLKWMMEQSLEGSVMKTQDLPYVVTSVSRNPKGHKHAWNFLRSNWHSLVKKFDLGSHSIAHMVVGVTSQYSTREKLEEIQGFFASLTAETGAELRCIQQALENVEENIRWMNKNLPLLQAWLDKNHPEPAQRDDLYKHSEL; from the exons ATGATGCAAAATCCCAGCGTtggtttattttcactttcactctctcccaGGTCTCTTCCTGTTCACAAACAAGCTGCA TTCCTGACCTATTTGGCCATGACATTCTTGGCTTTCCTGTTGTCTTTATGCATCATGCCTATTTTGGCTGGTGTTACCCATGTCAACAAGGATAAAGAACCTTCTTCATTTCCAACAGCAACCAATGGAAAACCATTCCCATGGAACAAAATGAGACTTCCAGTGTCTGTTTCCCCCATCCACTACGACCTCCTCATCCACCCCAATTTGTCCAGCTTGGATTTCTCTGGAAGTGTGAAGATCCAGGTTGAGGTCCATGAAGAAACTAACACTATTGTACTTCACAGTAAGGATCTAAACATTTCCAAGGCTATATTGCTGGGGCCTGCTGGAGCTCAGTCCCAGTCTTTGAGAGTCCTGGAGTATCCAGCCTACCAGCAGATCGCTCTTATTAGTAATGACATGGTCCTGAAGAAAGGTGGTGTTTATGTCATTGAATTGGAGTTTGTGGCCAAGCTCTCAGAGAGTTTCCATGGTTTTTACAAAAGCACATATCGGACCAGCAAAGGGGAAGAGAG gGTTTTGGCCTCCACTCAGTTTGAGCCCACAAGTGCCAGAGCAGCTTTCCCATGTTTCGATGAGCCAGCGTTCAAAGCCAACTTCTCTATACGTATCCGCAGAGAGAGCCAACACATCTCCATCTCCAACATGCCTAAG gTGAGGATCCTGGCACTTCCTGATGGCCTGTTTGAAGACCAGTTTGACATGACTGTGAAGATGAGCACATATCTCGTGGCCTTTATTGTCTGTGACTTCCTGTCTATCAGCAAGAGCACTCAGCATGGTGTTCAG ATCTCTGTATACACAGTACCAGAGAAGATAGACCAGGCTGAGTTTGCGCTGGATGCTGCGGTGAGGCTGCTGGACTTCTATGATGATTACTTTGAAATTCCTTACCCTCTCCCTAAACAAG ATCTGGCAGCCATTCCTGATTTCCAGTCTGGTGCTATGGAGAACTGGGGACTGACCACTTACAGAGAGACCGCTCTGCTCTTTGACCCCAACAAGTCCTCTGCCTCTAATAAACTGGTCATCACCATGATCATTGCACATGAGCTTGCCCACCAG TGGTTTGGAAATTTGGTGACGATGCAGTGGTGGAATGATCTGTGGCTCAATGAAGGATTTGCAAAGTTTATGGAGTTTGTGTCTGTAAACATCACTAACCCTGAGCTGCAAGTG GAGGATCATTTCCTGGAGAAATGTTTTGAAGCGATGGAGGTGGATTGTCTAAGCTCCTCTCACCCTGTGTCCAGCCCTGTGGAGAACCCAGCTCAGATCCAGGAAATGTTTGATGATGTGTCTTATGACAAA gGGGCTTGTATCCTGCACATGCTGCGGGAGTTCCTGACTCCGGATGATTTTAAATCTGGCATTGTTCGATACCTTAACAAATACAGCTACCAGAACACAGTCAATACACACCTCTGGGAAAGTCTGACCACT AAACAGCATTTTGAGACCAAGGTAGATGTAAAGACAATGATGGAGACATGGACCCTGCAGGAAGGCTTCCCCCTTGTCACAGTGGAAGTCAAAGGACGTGAAGTGCGTCTGAGTCAGGAGCGCTACCTTAAGGGCGAGGACACCTCCCAGACATCTGA attTCTCTGGCACATCCCTCTGACCTACGTCACCAGTAACTCTGCCACAGTGCAACGCTTTCTTCTGAAGACTAAGACAG ATGTGCTGTACCTGCCAGAGGAGGTGGACTGGGTGAAGTTCAATGTGGATATGAGTGGATACTACATCGTCCACTATGAGGGGTCAGGCTGGGATGACCTGATTCTTCTCCTCAAATACAACCACACAGCCCTGAGCAGCAACGATCGAGCCAGCCTTATCAACAATGCCTTCCAACTGGTCAG tGTGGGGAAGCTTCCGCTGGACAAGGCTCTAGACTTGTCTCTGTACCTAAGTCATGAAACAGAGATCATGCCGGTGACTCAGGGCCTTAGTGAACTCGTACCACTCTACAAACTCATGGAAAAGAGAGATATGGAGAAGCTGGAGAACCAGATGAAG GGGTATATCGTGCACCTGTTCCATGACCTGATAGACCAGCAGGTTTGGAGTGACGATGGCTCAATGTCTGAGAGGATGCTACGGAGTCACCTGCTCTTGTTCGCCTGTGTGAGGGGTCACCCATCCTGTGTCCAAACCGCAACTCAGCTCTTCAACAAGTGGAAGGAGTCTGATGGCAACTTGAG TCTCCCTAATGATGTAAGCCTAGCGGTGTTTGCAGTTGGTGCCCGCACTAAGGAAGGCTGGGACTTCTTATTTGAGAAATACAAAGAATCAATTTACACATCTCTAAAGAGCAGGATCAAATCTGCCCTGACCATCTCTCCCCTTGATCATAAACTCAAATG GATGATGGAGCAGAGTTTGGAGGGTTCTGTGATGAAGACCCAGGACCTGCCATACGTTGTTACATCTGTTAGCAGGAATCCTAAAGGCCATAAACATGCCTGGAACTTTTTGAGGTCCAACTGGCACTCACTGGTGAAGAA GTTTGACCTTGGTTCTCACTCTATTGCACACATGGTAGTAGGAGTGACCAGTCAATATTCCACCAGGGAGAAGCTGGAAGAg ATTCAAGGGTTCTTTGCTTCCCTTACTGCtgagactggtgcagagctgcggTGTATCCAGCAGGCTCTGGAGAATGTGGAGGAGAACATCCGCTGGATGAACAAGAACCTCCCACTGCTCCAGGCCTGGCTGGACAAGAACCATCCAGAACCGGCCCAAAGGGACGACCTGTACAAGCACTCAGAGCTGTGA